One Trichoderma asperellum chromosome 5, complete sequence genomic region harbors:
- a CDS encoding uncharacterized protein (EggNog:ENOG41~antiSMASH:Cluster_5.1) → MLLIDNFELIYLGRNDPFSPHGEAIKHILRSRDDGQLYSPSRFSLWRLTHYRLQFWQTLFCEHPDAQQIAWVSKLNMDHPDLRICSYVLHMNILTALAKSLVHTSENDATMRREKLCRITQLAKEMQELISAIEQWMSEMSEPWKAKNHDFQNNIVSGDVDEVYSYQIPRLHYS, encoded by the exons atgcTATTAATTGACAATTTTGAG ttaatatatctGGGTCGAAATGATCCCTTTAGTCCCCATGGTGAGGCTATCAAACATATTTTGCGCTCTAGAGATGATGGGCAGTTGTACAGTCCGAGCCGCTTTTCGCTTTGGCGTTTGACTCACTATCGACTTCAATTTTGGCAAACCTTGTTCTGTGAACACCCTGATGCTCAGCAAATCGCATGGGTCAGCAAATTAAACATGGACCACCCAGATTTGCGTATCTGCTCCTACGTTCTACATATGAATATTCTTACTGCGCTGGCAAAATCTCTCGTGCATACAAGCGAGAACGATGCGACGATGCGACGAGAGAAGCTCTGCCGAATAACTCAACTTGCTAAAGAGATGCAAGAACTTATTTCAGCTATCGAGCAATGGATGTCGGAAATGTCAGAGCCATGGAAAGCTAAAAACCACGACTTCCAGAATAATATAGTTTCCGGAGATGTTGATGAAGTTTATAGCTATCAAATTCCACGTCTACACTATTCCTAG
- a CDS encoding uncharacterized protein (EggNog:ENOG41~antiSMASH:Cluster_5.1) translates to MTEPNILLPSDGASGVKPDGTATATCLCGAVQLSFPVEGEDLINTFVCNCSDCHKLSASMFCSNFTVSDKSLKHVRGEDKLTRWAQSKTIASCATMEDSFCSICGNLMYRRSSRFPGMSILRIGTVDDFNLHESKLKPQFEQFIDNRANWLAGVQIEGIPHHAKSGF, encoded by the exons aTGACGGAACCCAACATTCTCCTTCCCTCAGACGGTGCCTCTGGAGTCAAACCTGACGGGACAGCGACAGCGACTTGTCTCTGTGGTGCTGTGCAATTGTCGTTC CCTGTCGAAGGCGAAGATTTGATTAACACGTTTGTCTGCAACTGCAGTGATTGCCACAAACTCAGTGCCTCCATGTTTTGTTCAAACTTCACTGTCAGCGACAAGAGCCTTAAGCATGTTCGAGGGGAAGATAAATTGACCAGATGGGCTCAGAGCAAAACTATTGCATCCTGCGCTACGATGGAAGACAGCTTTTGTTCCATCTGTGGCAATTTGATGTataggagaagcagcagattcCCGGGAATGAGCATCCTGAGAATTGGGACTGTGGACGACTTCAACTTACATGAATCGAAGCTGAAGCCACAATTTGAGCAGTTTATAGATAACAGAGCCAACTGGCTAGCTGGGGTACAGATTGAAGGAATACCACATCACGCAAAGTCTGGATTCTAG
- a CDS encoding uncharacterized protein (EggNog:ENOG41~SECRETED:SignalP(1-33)) — MSQHNEPSHIAAIMLSWLDLELISCTTIQGLWAGYGHICAISAKPAANCASAKWHRLSKAQGNDQDSAIRLVLKIVHPPTKTGDEGHLRKMFSYEVEQYFYDEVAPHLASSGVPVAQCFASTRSMKQKAIDHGIDHVMATLLNDLRPEFPVAGEKRAILSANQVYAALAWLAKFHSSSWAHLPQDLSDFLQPPLEEAKKRKEDAKCGGSNLWLNGGYTYLATRQEEYRLLAHDHFSEWSDVFCSSVDGLPSLAESAADFLIPRGRPFETYIHGDVKSENLFSTESGDDVVFFDFQYAGIGLGVCDLAKLFTCSVPLGLLTNHKSIPSSLKLDENEKILLKHYWSILMNNRPQGDIPVYEWDVFLRHWETALVDWCRFQASWGFWGHTEWLEARVRFITQDEGWRDWLQRQLQISSN; from the coding sequence ATGAGCCAGCATAATGAGCCGAGCCACATCGCGGCTATTATGCTTTCTTGGCTAGACCTTGAGCTGATTTCATGCACAACAATCCAAGGCCTCTGGGCAGGCTACGGCCACATTTGTGCTATTTCTGCCAAACCAGCCGCTAATTGCGCGTCCGCAAAGTGGCATCGTCTCTCCAAGGCTCAGGGGAATGACCAAGACAGTGCTATCCGTCTCGTCCTGAAAATCGTCCACCCCCCCACTAAAACAGGAGATGAAGGACATCTTCGCAAGATGTTCAGCTATGAGGTCGAACAGTATTTCTATGATGAAGTTGCACCTCACCTCGCTAGTAGCGGTGTTCCCGTGGCCCAGTGTTTTGCTTCGACACGAAGTATGAAGCAAAAAGCCATTGATCACGGGATTGACCACGTAATGGCTACTCTACTGAACGATTTGAGGCCCGAGTTCCCTGTTGCGGGTGAAAAAAGGGCAATTTTATCTGCCAATCAGGTATATGCAGCTTTGGCATGGCTGGCCAAATTCCATAGTAGCTCTTGGGCTCATCTGCCTCAAGATCTGAGCGATTTTCTTCAACCACCACTTGAGGAAGCTAAGAAGCGTAAAGAAGACGCCAAATGCGGTGGATCAAACCTCTGGCTGAACGGTGGTTATACTTATCTCGCCACTAGGCAAGAAGAATATCGATTGCTCGCTCATGATCACTTCTCAGAATGGTCTGATGTATTTTGCAGTTCCGTAGATGGCTTGCCATCCCTTGCTGAATCTGCCGCCGACTTTCTAATCCCACGGGGCAGGCCGTTTGAGACATATATCCATGGAGATGTAAAGTCTGAAAATCTCTTTTCAACTGAATCTGGCGATGATGTCGTGTTTTTTGACTTTCAATATGCGGGAATCGGGCTGGGTGTGTGTGACCTCGCCAAGCTTTTCACTTGCTCTGTGCCACTCGGTCTTCTCACAAACCATAAATCGATCCCTTCTTCATTAAAATTGGACGAAAATGAGAAGATATTGCTCAAGCACTACTGGTCTATCCTCATGAATAATCGACCTCAGGGTGATATACCTGTATATGAATGGGATGTTTTTCTTCGGCATTGGGAAACCGCACTTGTAGACTGGTGCCGATTTCAGGCCTCGTGGGGTTTTTGGGGACATACAGAATGGTTAGAGGCTAGAGTTAGGTTCATTACGCAAGATGAAGGCTGGAGAGATTGGCTTCAACGGCAGCTTCAAATCTCCAGCAATTAA
- the CHIT37 gene encoding Endochitinase 37 (EggNog:ENOG41~CAZy:GH18~SECRETED:SignalP(1-25)) produces MTRLLDASFLLLPAIASTLFGTASAQNATCALKGKPAGKVLMGYWENWDGAANGVHPGFGWTPIENPIIKQNGYNVINAAFPVILSDGTALWENDMAPDTQVATPAEMCEAKAAGATILLSIGGATAGIDLSSSAVADKFIATIVPILKQYNFDGIDIDIETGLTNSGNINTLSTSQTNLIRIIDGVLAQMPSNFGLTMAPETAYVTGGSITYGSIWGAYLPIIQKYVQNGRLWWLNMQYYNGDMYGCSGDSYAAGTVQGFIAQTDCLNAGLTVQGTTIKVPYDMQVPGLPAQSGAGGGYMNPSLVGQAWDHYNGALKGLMTWSINWDGAGNWTFGDNLLTRIG; encoded by the coding sequence ATGACACGCCTCCTCGACGCCagctttctgctgctgcctgctATCGCATCGACGCTATTTGGCACCGCCTCTGCACAGAATGCGACATGCGCACTGAAGGGAAAGCCGGCAGGCAAAGTCTTGATGGGATATTGGGAAAATTGGGATGGAGCAGCCAACGGTGTTCACCCTGGATTTGGCTGGACACCGATCGAAAACCCCATCATTAAACAGAATGGCTACAATGTGATCAACGCCGCCTTCCCCGTTATTCTGTCAGATGGCACAGCATTATGGGAAAACGACATGGCTCCTGACACTCAAGTCGCAACTCCAGCTGAAATGTGTGAGGCTAAAGCAGCTGGTGCCACAATTCTGCTGTCAATTGGAGGTGCTACTGCTGGCATAGATCTCAGCTCCAGTGCAGTCGCTGACAAGTTCATCGCCACCATTGTACCAATCTTGAAGCAGTACAATTTTGACGGCATTGATATAGACATTGAGACGGGGTTGACCAACAGCGGCAATATCAACACACTTTCCACATCCCAGACCAATTTGATTCGCATCATTGATGGTGTTCTTGCTCAGATGCCTTCCAACTTCGGCTTGACTATGGCACCTGAGACAGCGTACGTTACAGGCGGTAGCATCACGTATGGCTCTATTTGGGGAGCGTACCTACCTATCATCCAGAAATATGTTCAAAACGGCCGGCTGTGGTGGTTAAACATGCAATATTACAACGGCGATATGTACGGTTGCTCTGGCGACTCTTACGCAGCTGGCACCGTCCAAGGATTCATCGCTCAGACTGATTGCCTAAATGCAGGACTTACCGTCCAAGGCACCACAATCAAGGTTCCATACGACATGCAAGTACCAGGCCTACCTGCGCAATCAGGAGCTGGAGGTGGCTATATGAATCCAAGCTTGGTTGGACAAGCATGGGATCACTACAACGGTGCTCTGAAAGGCTTGATGACGTGGTCAATCAACTGGGATGGAGCGGGTAACTGGACATTTGGCGACAATTTGCTCACTCGCATTGGCTAG
- a CDS encoding uncharacterized protein (EggNog:ENOG41), with protein MLPIDYTYTEDVDILGPADAFIEIWNAIELGVAGFSLEADGRIAFDSKQNFRVRVDLLEASEYVGQIYTTAPYFGASLASKMDLLRLRATTIVERQEDGDMVDFRWLLGEVAREGESLPKLNKREIGNFLVVGTQIGQLDRLILAAIMGMHNEDAALRLLGLR; from the exons ATGCTTCCAATCGATTATACC TATACCGAAGATGTCGACATTTTGGGACCTGCTGATGCATTTATCGAAATATGGAACGCGATTGAGCTTGGTGTTGCTGGCTTTAGTCTCGAAGCTGATGGAAGAATCGCGTTTGACTCTAAACAAAATTTTCGTGTTCGAGTAGATCTTCTCGAGGCCAGTGAATATGTCGGCCAAATATACACCACAGCACCATACTTCGGAGCCTCCCTGGCATCTAAGATGGACCTTTTGAGACTAAGAGCGACAACGATAGTAGAACGCCAAGAGGACGGGGATATGGTAGATTTTCGATGGTTATTGGGAGAGGTAGCCAGAGAGGGTGAAAGCCTTCCAAAATtgaacaagagagaaattgGCAATTTTTTGGTTGTTGGTACACAGATTGGACAACTTGATCGTTTGATTCTGGCCGCCATTATGGGTATGCATAATGAAGATGCAGCTCTGCGGTTACTCGGGCTGCGATAA
- a CDS encoding uncharacterized protein (EggNog:ENOG41~CAZy:CE16), with protein sequence MPAWIADSHSFIAASAGEKFYTGSTDNTLYEMWIGVNDIGKKNIFIDIQEPGTSLTTYTDCVFVAFDSIYRNGGRKIILLNVPPLELHTLYATPQSKVLLPGSANCPDKPSNLTEVSFKMYEYSRTVNEIFKFQVPFQQHIAKDTPVRYGQSMFGLLDINALFKEIHQNPQKYLNGTSTLDILDFIHHCSSGEVDCTDLPGDRDSFMFYDSLHPSEQVHPIIAQNLWMLSTE encoded by the exons ATGCCTGCTTGGATTGCTGATTCACACTCTTTCattgctgcttctgcaggTGAAAAATTTTACACTGGCTCAACCGACAATACTCTATACGAAATGTGGATTGGTGTCAATGATATCGGCAAGAAGAACATTTTTATTGATATCCAGGAGCCTGGGACATCCCTCACAACTTATACTGATTGTGTCTTTGTGGCTTTCGACAGCATTTACAGAAATGGCGGGCGGAAAATCATTCTCTTGAATGTTCCCCCACTCGAGTTACATACATTATATGCTACCCCTCAAAGTAAAGTTCTACTTCCAGGTTCAGCCAATTGCCCAGATAAGCCATCCAACTTGACTGAAGTATCTTTCAAAATGTACGAATATTCACGGACTGTAAACGAAATATTCAAATTCCAAGTCCCATTCCAGCAACATATAGCCAAAGATACCCCGGTGCGATATGGGCAATCTATG TTTGGATTATTAGACATCAATGCTTTATTCAAGGAAATTCATCAAAATCCTCAGAAATATCTTAACGGCACAAGTACTCTCGATATCCTTGATTTTATACATCACTGTTCTTCGGGAGAAGTTGATTGCACAGATTTACCTGGCGACCGGGATTCATTCATGTTTTATGACTCTCTTCATCCGTCTGAGCAAGTACACCCCATCATAGCCCAAAATTTATGGATGTTGTCAACGGAATAA
- a CDS encoding uncharacterized protein (EggNog:ENOG41) → MANLYGISDLHVAYPLNASQWDLLQPKPPGTGLILAGDIGESATHLIAVFERAKACFTHVFWVPGNHELYSVSPSVAKHPADNLRGEAKYNALVELARQYGVLTPEDDWMLWRRPDGVDVVIALIFTLYDYSFRPVDVSREGALDWAMEENVWATDEALLHPDPYESRDEWCTKLCERWEQKFFEYSARYPNTKFVIVNHWPLREDLA, encoded by the exons ATGGCGAATTTATATGGCATTTCTGACTTGCACGTTGCATATCCTCTTAACGCTTCCCAGTGGGATCTATTGCAGCCTAAACCGCCTGGTACAGGCTTGATCCTTGCGGGCGATATCGGTGAATCAGCTACGCACTTGATTGCTGTGTTTGAACGCGCCAAGGCCTGTTTCACGCATGTATTTTGGGTCCCAGGAAACCATGAGCTCTACTCCGTCTCTCCATCCGTGGCTAAGCATCCTGCTGATAATCTTCGAGGAGAGGCAAAATATAATGCCCTAGTGGAGCTGGCCCGGCAGTACGGTGTCCTTACTCCCGAGGATGATTGGATGCTATGGCGGAGGCCGGATGGAGTTGACGTCGTGATTGCACTCATATTTACGCTATACGACTATTCTTTTCGCCCAGTAGATGTCTCTCGAGAAGGCGCGTTGGATTGGGCGATGGAGGAAAATGTTTGGGCAACGGATGAGGCGTTATTGCATCCAGACCCGTATGAATCACGGGACGAGTGGTGTACAAAACTATGCGAGAGGTGGGAGCAAAAGTTTTTCGAATATTCAGCACGATATCCAAATACCAAATTTGTGATTGTGAATCACTGGCCGTTACGAGAGGACTTG GCGTGA
- a CDS encoding uncharacterized protein (EggNog:ENOG41), whose protein sequence is MDSSLKQSNSGIDTRLLIISDTHGMQFPVGVNKPVDVAIHCGDLTQHSKLDEFRAGISQMEMINAPLKLIIAGNHDFALDIPILRQKISEASRLETLDDALVKKEYGDYGAAREIMDQAKDKGIIFLDEGSHRFFLKNGALLKIYASPYTPSTTSSNEWGFQYSDSHSFSIDSGIDIAITHGPPHGMMDMSAERKRIGCPQLFAAVAKAQPRIHCFGHVHEGWGAKLVTWRSQISNSPSHFADIDNDRSTNIETLLSINGSKFESPEEKRMRERKTAELNSRGYCQIEPSIDNKGSLGRGRTLFINAAIKGHGDLEQLPWVVNIQLLAYAPQIL, encoded by the coding sequence ATGGATTCCAGCCTCAAACAATCGAACTCTGGTATTGACACACGGCTTCTCATCATTTCGGATACACATGGAATGCAATTCCCTGTCGGCGTTAACAAACCTGTAGATGTGGCAATCCACTGTGGCGACCTCACCCAGCATTCCAAATTAGACGAATTTCGGGCTGGTATTAGTCAAATGGAAATGATTAATGCGCCTCTCAAGCTCATTATCGCCGGGAATCATGATTTTGCGCTCGACATACCGATTCTTAGACAGAAGATATCTGAGGCATCCAGATTAGAAACTCTGGATGATGCACTAGTCAAAAAAGAATATGGTGATTATGGCGCAGCTCGAGAAATCATGGACCAAGCGAAAGATAAAGGCATAATTTTTCTTGATGAAGGATCGCATAGATTTTTTCTGAAAAATGGCGCTCTTTTGAAAATTTACGCAAGCCCTTATACACCATCGACAACATCGTCCAACGAATGGGGATTTCAGTACAGCGACAGTCACAGTTTTAGTATTGACAGCGGAATCGACATTGCCATTACTCATGGGCCACCGCATGGGATGATGGATATGTctgcagaaagaaaaaggatcGGATGCCCGCAACTCTTTGCAGCTGTAGCAAAGGCTCAGCCTAGGATTCATTGTTTCGGGCATGTCCATGAGGGATGGGGTGCAAAATTGGTTACTTGGAGATCCCAAATCTCAAATAGTCCCTCTCATTTTGCTGATATAGACAACGACAGGTCAACGAATATTGAGACGCTATTGAGCATAAACGGATCAAAATTCGAGTCTccagaggaaaagagaatgagagagagaaaaactgCGGAGCTTAATTCACGTGGATATTGTCAGATAGAACCCTCTATCGATAATAAGGGTTCTCTAGGGAGAGGAAGGACTCTGTTCATCAATGCAGCAATTAAAGGCCACGGTGACCTGGAACAACTCCCATGGGTTGTCAATATCCAGTTACTAGCTTATGCACCGCAGATCTTGTGA